Proteins encoded by one window of Rhodobacteraceae bacterium IMCC1335:
- a CDS encoding DUF2924 domain-containing protein, with the protein MAPQTALSPGTELVRSYRGQTYTVLVRDNGFEWNGSCYGSLSEIATLITGSRRSGPKFFGLKP; encoded by the coding sequence TTGGCGCCCCAGACAGCCCTCTCGCCCGGCACAGAGCTTGTGCGAAGCTATCGTGGGCAGACATATACTGTGCTGGTTCGCGATAATGGCTTTGAGTGGAATGGGAGCTGTTATGGATCCCTCTCCGAGATTGCCACTCTCATTACCGGCTCGCGCAGATCAGGTCCCAAGTTCTTTGGGCTTAAACCCTAA
- a CDS encoding TRAP transporter large permease subunit → MSIEFLICLGTLFFLAGIGAPIAYAILVASIAYLFAAGQGIGIAGKVLMDGLYQSFILLAVPLFIVAANIMNAGTISDRLLSFCVALVGRFRGGLGHVNIVASLIFSGMSGSAVADAAGIGKIIIQMMTKSGHYTRGYAAAITAASATIGPIIPPSIPMVLYALVSNTSIGYLFLGGIIPGLLMGSVLMGMNTYLSHRRRFALEEPVPLSQLPLRTANAFPALLMPAILLYGIYGGVTTPTEAAAVAAFYALMLAAFFYRALNFSTLYNILVESARSSAAVGLVIGGALILNYVVASENIPSLLAQRLVGLDINPLLFLLGVNLLLLLLGCVLDATTIILVIIPLFLPTCRELGIDLVHFGVVAIVNCMIGLITPPYGMLLFVLNAVTRIKLSEIIHEIWPFLVALMIALLGLVLFPELVLWLPRLFGYAG, encoded by the coding sequence ATGAGTATCGAATTCCTTATCTGTCTGGGCACGCTGTTTTTCCTTGCTGGTATCGGTGCACCAATTGCTTATGCCATTTTGGTTGCATCCATAGCCTATTTATTTGCAGCGGGTCAGGGGATAGGAATTGCGGGCAAAGTCTTGATGGACGGACTGTATCAAAGTTTCATTCTGCTCGCGGTACCATTATTTATTGTCGCCGCGAATATTATGAACGCCGGGACTATCAGCGATCGGCTTTTAAGTTTTTGCGTTGCTCTCGTAGGGCGGTTTCGTGGGGGACTAGGACATGTAAATATTGTGGCATCATTGATTTTTTCGGGCATGTCGGGATCTGCTGTCGCTGATGCCGCCGGGATAGGAAAAATCATCATTCAGATGATGACTAAAAGTGGGCATTACACGCGTGGTTATGCGGCCGCCATCACCGCCGCCTCAGCTACGATTGGCCCCATTATCCCACCGTCTATACCGATGGTTCTTTATGCCTTAGTATCCAACACTTCTATTGGATACCTATTTCTAGGTGGTATCATTCCTGGCCTTTTGATGGGCTCTGTGCTGATGGGTATGAATACCTACTTGTCCCACCGTCGCAGGTTTGCACTTGAAGAGCCGGTTCCACTGTCACAATTGCCTTTACGCACTGCAAACGCATTTCCCGCACTGTTAATGCCAGCCATCCTGCTCTATGGAATTTATGGAGGTGTAACGACACCTACAGAGGCTGCTGCTGTGGCAGCATTTTATGCATTGATGCTTGCAGCATTCTTTTACCGCGCACTTAACTTCAGCACGCTTTATAACATCCTTGTTGAAAGTGCTCGTTCTTCAGCGGCGGTCGGACTAGTAATAGGTGGTGCGCTCATCCTAAACTACGTTGTCGCCTCAGAAAACATTCCAAGCTTACTCGCACAACGTTTGGTTGGACTTGATATCAACCCGCTTCTGTTTCTTCTCGGTGTTAACTTGCTGCTTCTGCTTCTGGGATGTGTTTTAGATGCAACCACAATCATTTTGGTTATCATTCCACTTTTTTTACCAACCTGTCGCGAGTTAGGTATCGACCTCGTACACTTCGGGGTCGTTGCAATAGTAAACTGCATGATTGGGTTAATTACTCCGCCTTACGGTATGTTACTGTTTGTACTAAATGCAGTAACACGTATTAAATTATCCGAAATCATCCATGAAATTTGGCCATTCCTTGTAGCTCTTATGATTGCGCTTTTGGGATTGGTTTTATTTCCAGAGCTCGTTCTCTGGCTACCGCGATTGTTTGGCTATGCAGGCTAA
- a CDS encoding type I restriction-modification system subunit M, translating to MAQPEKNPTKLTQKEVNDILWRAADTFRGVIDGGIYKDYILIMLFLKYISDVWRDQHENLMQEYNGNEERVARAMQRLKFKIPNESSFASMHAARKAENVGERIDIAIDAIEAANRPKLDGVFQNISFNSNQLGATKDRNRLLQTLLEDFNKLDLRPSRIEEDVVGEAYMYMIERFGSDAGKKAGEFYTPAPVRNLVARLVEPEPGNLICDPTCGSGSLALDAARLIPGGDYRIYGQEKNGSTLALAKMNMFLHGEDNAILEWGDTLNDPKLLENGKLKRFDRVVANPPFSLDKWGAENAASDSFYRFTRGVPPKSKGDWAFILHMLATTMRQTGRCGVVVPHGVLFRGAAEGRIREAVLKDNLLDTVIGLPEKLFSTAAIPVAVLLFDFRREAGGEFEDRKDILFIDASKEFEAGRNQNNLTEAHIDKIIRTVEARQDVDKFAHLAMLDEVVENGFNLNIPRYVDTFEEEEQIDLAAVQAEIERLDEELTQTRARLRQHFKELGV from the coding sequence ATGGCACAGCCAGAAAAAAACCCAACCAAACTTACTCAAAAAGAAGTCAACGATATCTTATGGCGCGCAGCCGATACATTCCGCGGCGTCATCGATGGTGGAATCTATAAGGATTACATCCTCATCATGCTCTTTCTTAAATACATCTCTGATGTCTGGCGCGACCAGCATGAAAACTTGATGCAGGAATACAATGGCAATGAAGAGCGAGTTGCCCGCGCCATGCAGCGTTTAAAATTCAAAATTCCAAATGAGTCTTCATTTGCTTCGATGCATGCAGCTCGGAAAGCAGAAAATGTTGGTGAACGCATTGATATAGCCATTGACGCAATAGAGGCCGCCAACAGGCCAAAGCTTGATGGTGTTTTCCAGAACATCAGTTTCAATTCAAATCAGCTTGGTGCCACAAAAGACAGGAACCGCCTTTTACAAACCCTGCTTGAAGATTTTAACAAGCTCGACCTAAGGCCATCACGGATTGAAGAGGACGTGGTTGGCGAAGCTTATATGTACATGATTGAACGTTTCGGCAGCGATGCTGGGAAAAAGGCGGGAGAGTTTTACACGCCTGCACCCGTTCGCAATTTAGTAGCGCGTCTCGTCGAGCCTGAGCCCGGCAACCTGATTTGCGACCCAACCTGTGGGTCTGGTTCACTGGCTTTGGATGCTGCCCGGCTGATACCGGGAGGAGACTATAGGATTTATGGCCAGGAAAAGAATGGCAGCACCCTAGCACTAGCAAAGATGAATATGTTCCTCCATGGCGAAGACAACGCAATTCTGGAATGGGGCGATACCCTGAATGACCCGAAATTGTTGGAGAATGGGAAACTAAAACGGTTTGACCGTGTTGTCGCCAATCCCCCCTTTAGCCTAGACAAGTGGGGGGCTGAAAATGCGGCCTCTGATAGCTTCTACCGTTTTACGCGGGGTGTGCCGCCAAAATCAAAGGGAGATTGGGCGTTCATTCTTCATATGCTGGCCACCACAATGCGCCAAACAGGGCGTTGCGGTGTGGTCGTGCCGCATGGCGTCCTGTTCCGAGGCGCCGCTGAAGGGCGCATTCGTGAGGCAGTACTGAAAGACAATCTGCTCGATACCGTAATAGGCCTTCCTGAAAAGCTATTTTCAACAGCTGCAATACCTGTCGCTGTACTGTTGTTTGATTTTAGACGGGAAGCTGGCGGTGAATTTGAAGACCGCAAGGACATCCTGTTTATCGACGCGAGTAAGGAATTCGAGGCTGGCCGCAATCAGAACAATCTTACAGAAGCCCATATCGATAAGATTATCAGGACGGTTGAGGCCCGCCAAGACGTAGATAAATTCGCCCACCTGGCCATGCTGGATGAAGTTGTTGAAAATGGGTTCAACCTGAACATCCCACGCTATGTCGACACATTCGAAGAAGAAGAGCAAATCGACCTAGCCGCTGTCCAGGCCGAAATTGAACGGCTTGATGAAGAGCTCACTCAGACCCGCGCCCGTCTTCGTCAGCACTTTAAGGAGTTGGGGGTTTGA